Proteins encoded within one genomic window of Triticum aestivum cultivar Chinese Spring chromosome 2D, IWGSC CS RefSeq v2.1, whole genome shotgun sequence:
- the LOC123054986 gene encoding programmed cell death protein 2-like has product MAEEVHLGLPGPWAEDYREKADHYTTKIGGVPDWPAEDVGAEAELLQCKLCGTRLCLVAQVYAPLAKLNIEERTLYVLVCPMPKCSPNPQSWKVLRVQKCHGGMQSNDNGDGSVRSKEKVCSNEPTPSYSAGKHNEEENKSSNSNDDDFDLDALAAALEQAATVASNTKKKYKSKRANNVPRKCAAVKEKVNDLSIPVLPCFYIYYDKEQSRGKASVGSSSYEKLLAEEMMDMGNDEEEKWEGEKYEYDKAPGADRTFLKFKKRLDAYPQQCFRYSCGGSPLLPTTNSQDVGTCKLCGSQRQYELQLMSPLSYFLDQAGDGSSNCAPNAWTWLTLVIYTCSKSCCPSSCGGKPGNCCWGVVEEEIMMQEDEACNA; this is encoded by the exons ATGGCGGAGGAGGTGCATCTGGGCCTGCCGGGGCCCTGGGCGGAGGACTACCGGGAGAAGGCCGACCACTACACCACCAAGATCGGCGGGGTCCCT GATTGGCCAGCCGAggatgtgggggctgaagctgaaTTACTCCAATGCAAATTGTGTGGAACCAGGCTCTGCCTTGTTGCTCAG GTTTATGCTCCTCTTGCGAAGCTTAACATTGAAGAGCGGACACTGTATGTTCTTGTTTGCCCGATGCCAAAATGCAGCCCTAACCCCCAAAG TTGGAAGGTCTTAAGGGTTCAGAAGTGCCATGGTGGTATGCAATCAAATGATAATGGGGACGGGTCAGTCCGAAGTAAAGAAAAGGTTTGCTCAAATGAGCCAACTCCTTCATATTCTGCGGGAAAACATAATGAAGAAGAAAACAAGAGTTCCAACAGCAATGATGATGATTTCGATTTAGATGCCTTGGCTGCAGCACTCGAGCAGGCCGCAACGGTGGCATCCaacacaaagaagaaatacaaatCAAAGCGTGCTAATAATGTCCCTAGAAAATGCGCTGCAGTGAAGGAGAAAGTAAATGACCTGAGTATACCAG TTCTTCCTTGTTTCTATATCTATTACGATAAGGAACAATCGAGGGGAAAAGCCAGTGTAGGTTCTAGTAGCTATGAAAAACTTTTGGCAGAAGAGATGATGGACATGGGTAATGATGAAGAAGAAAAATGGGAAGGAGAAAAGTATGAATATGATAAAGCTCCTGGGGCCGACAGAACTTTCTTAAAATTTAAGAAACGGTTGGATGCATATCCTCAACAATGCTTTAG GTATTCATGTGGTGGTAGTCCACTGTTGCCTACAACTAACTCACAAGATGTTGGCACATGTAAGCTTTGTGGTTCACAACGCCAATATGAACTTCAACTGATGTCCCCATTATCATATTTTCTCGACCAAGCTGGTGATGGTTCCTCAAATTGCGCACCTAATGCCTGGACTTGGCTGACTCTTGTTATCTACACTTGCTCCAAG AGTTGCTGCCCTTCGTCTTGCGGTGGAAAACCAGGCAATTGCTGCTGGGGAGTAGTGGAGGAGGAGATAATGATGCAGGAGGATGAAGCATGTAACGCGTGA